Part of the Imperialibacter roseus genome, AAAACGGCCGAGTGCTCCAGGACTTTGTTCCGCAAACCAGGGAAGCTCTGAGTGAAGAAACTGCCTACACCATGCTGTACATGTTGCGAGGAGCCACCGAAGAACCTCATGGAAGCGGAGGCGGCCTTTCAAGAGAAATAAAAGCTAACAACCAGGTGGGCGCAAAAACAGGCACCACGCAAAACGCCTCCGATGGCTGGTTTATGGGAGTGACCAAGGATCTCGTTGCAGGTGGCTGGGTTGGTGGAGACGACAGAAGTATTCACTTCCGCAATTGGGCCATGGGGCAAGGTGCCAGAACAGCCATGCCCATCTGGAACAATTTCATGCTGAAAGTGTACGCCGATCCCGACCTTGGCATTGAAAAAGGCCCTTTTCCGAAACCTGTCAATGGTCTGTCAGTTGAGCTCGACTGTTCGAAGCATGATCGCACGCAAGGCATCGATTCTCTTGGCGTTGATATTGAAAAAGTATCAGAAGACGACATCTTTTAAGGCATGTCATCAGGTGAAATTTCGCTGACCTCATACAAGACGGAAGATGTCCTCTTGCTTCCAAATGATCCTGGTGTATACAGGTTCAAAAATAAACACGGCAAGCTCATTTATGTAGGTAAAGCAAAAGACCTAAAAAAACGGGTAGCTAGTTATTTCAACCGATCCAATCAGCTTAGTCGCAAAACCATCAAGATGGTCGGTGAGGTTGCTGAAATAGAATTCACTATCGTCAATTCTGAGTTCGATGCGCTACTTCTTGAAAACAACCTGATTAAGGAAAATCAGCCGAAATACAATATCCTGCTCAAGGACGACAAAACCTTCCCTTACATTGTCATCCTGAAAGAACAGTTTCCGAGAATTATTTCCACCAGAAAGGTCGACAGGACGAAAGGTGAATATTTCGGCCCTTACACCAGCGTGAAGGCCATGAAAAATGTGCTTCAGCTCCTTCGTCAGCTCTACAAAATAAGAACCTGCAATTTTGACCTCTCTCCTCAAAACATAAGAAAAAGAAATTCAAGGTCTGCCTTGAATACCATTTAGGGAACTGCCTGGGGCCCTGTGAGGGGCTACAGGATCACAATGACTACCTGGAAGAAATCAATCAATCAAAAGAGGCCCTGAAAGGCAATCTATCGGTTGTAAGAAACTACTTCAAAGAGAGAATGCAAACCGCAGCCGAGCAACTGGCGTTTGAAGAAGCGCAAAAGTTTAAGAACAAGCTAGACCTGCTTGAAAAATTCCAGTCAAAGTCATTGATTGTCAGCAACAAGATCACCAATACCGATGTATTTACGCTGGTGTCAGATGAGTCCTCAGCATTTGTCAACTATATGAGGGTGGACGGTGGTATTATCAATATTTCCGACACCCTGGAGATAAAAAGAAAACTTGACGAAACCGATGAGGAAATACTACAGTTGTTAATGATAAGCCTGCGAAGCAAATATGAGAGCAGCAACAAGGAAATCCTTACCAACAAACAGGTAAGTCTTTACGATGAGACGCTGAGTATCACGCAACCAGCAATAGGTGACAAAAAGAAACTAGTTGACCTTTCAGTAAAAAATGCCCTTTTCTTCAAAAAGGAACGTTTTAATCAAAAACTCCAAAGTCAAACCAAGGAAAACCGGGTGCTCCTTCAAATGAAGGAAGATTTAAAGCTGACGCAAACACCCATGAGGATTGAGTGTTTCGACAACTCCAACATTCAGGGCACTCACCCTGTTGCGTCAATGGTCTGCTTTATCAATGGCAAAGCGGCCAAAAAAGAGTACCGTCATTTCAACATTAAAACCGTGGTAGGTCCCGACGACTTTGGCTCCATGCGTGAAATTGTCTACCGAAGGTACAAACGGGTTATTGATGAAGGTCTTCCTCTCGCCAACCTGATCATCATCGACGGAGGCAAAGGCCAACTAAGTGCAGCGGTCAGCTCTCTTAAAGAACTGGGTATCTATGGCAAGGTTCCCATCATCGGCATAGCCAAAAAACTGGAAGAGCTCTATTACCCGGAAGACTCGATTCCAATCCACCTGGCAAAAAAGTCAGAGTCCCTCAAAATCATCCAGCAACTACGTGATGAGGCCCATAGGTTTGCCATCACATTTCACAGAGCCAAGAGATCCAAAACTCAAACCAAATCTGCTCTTGATGACATTGATGGTATTGGAGAAAAGACAAGAAGTCTCCTGTTAAGTGAGCTGAAATCTGTCGAAAAAATCAAGCGGGCTTCTATTACTGAACTTTCGAACCTGATAGGTCAAAAAAAGGCGTTGCTCGTCAAGGATCACTTTACGTCAATAGACACAAATAAAAAAGGGGCTTAGCGCCCCTTTTTGCATATAACTGAAAGTAATTAATACTCCCACAATTCATTTTCGAAATCCACCAGTTCATACTCCAGTCTCTGAGAAGCAAGTACACCTTCTTTCTGCGACTTTGAATACACATCAATAATCCTTTGATCCTGAGGGTTAGAGTATTTCACCAGCGTGGCACTAAAGAGTCTAAGCAAAAACGCATCTGACATCTTTCTATGCTCTGCCATATTCTGAGCGTTGTACCAAACAGCTTCGTCGGGCATGGTTGCAAACAAGTCCACTATATCCTTATATCTAAACGAAGCGATTGGCTTCTCGTACAAGGCAGGGTTCTTGTCAGCAGGCAAAAACATGCTCAGTGCCTGAATGTCATGATACATTCTAGAACGGTTCCTGTCAAAATACCAATCCTCACGCAATTCAAAAATAGAAAAATCACGGGTATTAAACTCTAGCGCTGCTGGAGCTGCAGCCTCACCACCACCAGCCGGAGCTGCTGCGCCGCCACCGCCCCAGTCACTGGCACCCCAGTCGCTAGCGCCCTGATCGGCACCAAAACCCATCGCTTTTTCCTCCTCGGTCAAGCCGCCACCCTCTTCGGGTAACTTCAGGTTTTCAAGAAACATCTCTTTTGACATTCTGTTGGTAAGGGAATCATTCATATAAGGAAACAACAACCCAGCCTTAACTGCCTTCACCAATAATGTAGGCAATTCTCCATTTATCGCATAGAATGGTTGATTTTGTTTTTCACGCAAATCCATTCTCCACCACAACTCTTTCTTGAACATGATCTGAGATTCATGTACCGGAAATTCCGAGTTTGGGTTATACCCCGGCTTTGCCTCCTGCGCCTGCAATTCTCCCATAGAGAGGACTGCGATAAACAGAACAAAACCAATTACATAAACAAACTTTTTCATACCTGTATAATTTATTGTATTCGAACTGTAAGAATTCTGGGGCCATAGTTATTAAAGTCCTCTGTGGCACCTTTGAAATTCATACGTTGTACTTGCTTAATGTCAATTACTATGGCATCACCGCTCCTTGCCTGGCCAGCTATGTCAGCCAAGTTGATGTCCGGCCCCTGGAATCGGCGAACTACAACAGCTCTCGCACCTCTTACCAATGCAATTTCCGAGTCGGTTACTCTGAATCTTGCATCGTTAGGGAGCAAAGAAGCAAATGACTCATCAGGCTCGGCTCTCAATTGAAGCGCTCTTGGTGGCTGAGCCACACCCATTTTCATGTCAACCGCTCTACCACGGTCATACACCACTATTTCAGGCTTGGGTATTCTCTTTACCGTGAAAGTTTCTGTTCCAATCAAGTTTCCTCCACTCGATACGGCTATGTCCACTTTTGCTGCCTGAGGTACAACGGTAACAAAGCCCTTCTTTGAAGGATCTTTTGTAGCAGTACCACCTGTTACATTAAATGAAGGATCATATGCTTCTCCCATTGCGGGCACCTGTATGTTCAGCTCGTTACCGCAATTCAAGTACAAAGCTGACAATGAAGCAGACTGCACCTGTATTACCGGCTTTGACACGAAGTATTTCACAGTATTTACGAAAGTCGTATCCTTGCCTCTTGAGTTTACCGTAATAGCAGCCTCAAACGTCTTCTCTGCCCGTCCGTTTACGTAGTTTCCAGGGGTGGCAGTAAATTCTACCTGACCCATTCCACCTACAACTGGAATCTCTTTCCCATCAATTGTCATCTTGGGGTTAGCAGAGGATGACGATGCTGCAATAAACAACTCAGCCCGGAACTTGGTACCCGCAGCCACTATGTTTGACTCAGGCCTAACCATGGCAACAATCTGGTCAAACTTAAGGTCAGCAGCACCCACCTGCCTCGCCAGCAAATCCAATGCTCTTGCTTCTGAATCTATCACCTCCATTTGAAGCTGACTCAACGTAGCAAGTGCACCCACCATCGGTGTATTGTGTCCGAAGTTGAGGTCTGCAAATCCTTTAGAGTTCTGTTCAGGGTCGTTAGCAAATACTTCTACGTCTTTGGCATCAAGAGCAATATTTTTAAACGTTTCGTCACCAGTTGTCTTACGCAAATAGTCCGAATAGCTGTTCAAAAGTTCCCTTAGTTTATCGCCTTCCCCCTCGTTGATAAACAAGGCCGGAGCTGTATCGATATCCTTTTGACCTATAAGCTGTCCGTGCTCATCTTTACCTCCGGTTAGTTCAACTAACCTGGTTTTATAGGTTTCAACTTCCTGAACGGTCTTTTCTGTTTCTTCCCTAAGAGCTTTAGCCTTTTCAAGTACAGCCACGTCATCGGCTCTTTCACCAGACTCAGTAACAGCGGCTTCGATTCTTCCAATTGTTCCTAAATTGCTCGCAACCTTCTCTTGAACGGTTGCTTCGAGACTCATATTGATCAGTACAAATTTCTCCAGCACACTGTTACTTACCTGCAAAGCAAGAAGTGCAGTAAGCACCAGGTACATCATACCAATCATTTTATCTCTTGCCGATTGTTTCCCTCCAGCCATAGTTTTACTTTTTGGTGGTTAGTAGAAATAAATTAACCTTTCATGGCAGTAAGCATGTTGCCATAAACTTTGTTCAGTTGCGTAATATTCGTTGTAAGTTTAGACAGTTCGCCTTTGAACTGCTCTGTGTCCTTACCGGCCTGCGCAATGCTTTCCATGGCAGTGCCTATGTTTGAATAAAACTTCTGCATCGCCTTCAGGTGAGTATTAGCATCCTGAAGTTCCATCTCATACACTGCATTCAGCGCACTAAGGTTTTTAGTCACACTTTGCACCTGAGAATGATATTCTTTAGCATCTTTTGAAGCGTTGGCCATCTCTGTCATAGCTGTAGCTGTAGTAGCATAAGCTTTGTTCATATCTGTCAACGACTTGGAAGCGGCTTTCACATTATTTGCGTACTCGTTGGTAGCAACTGACGCT contains:
- the porN gene encoding type IX secretion system ring subunit PorN/GldN; the protein is MKKFVYVIGFVLFIAVLSMGELQAQEAKPGYNPNSEFPVHESQIMFKKELWWRMDLREKQNQPFYAINGELPTLLVKAVKAGLLFPYMNDSLTNRMSKEMFLENLKLPEEGGGLTEEEKAMGFGADQGASDWGASDWGGGGAAAPAGGGEAAAPAALEFNTRDFSIFELREDWYFDRNRSRMYHDIQALSMFLPADKNPALYEKPIASFRYKDIVDLFATMPDEAVWYNAQNMAEHRKMSDAFLLRLFSATLVKYSNPQDQRIIDVYSKSQKEGVLASQRLEYELVDFENELWEY
- the porM gene encoding type IX secretion system motor protein PorM/GldM, translating into MAGGKQSARDKMIGMMYLVLTALLALQVSNSVLEKFVLINMSLEATVQEKVASNLGTIGRIEAAVTESGERADDVAVLEKAKALREETEKTVQEVETYKTRLVELTGGKDEHGQLIGQKDIDTAPALFINEGEGDKLRELLNSYSDYLRKTTGDETFKNIALDAKDVEVFANDPEQNSKGFADLNFGHNTPMVGALATLSQLQMEVIDSEARALDLLARQVGAADLKFDQIVAMVRPESNIVAAGTKFRAELFIAASSSSANPKMTIDGKEIPVVGGMGQVEFTATPGNYVNGRAEKTFEAAITVNSRGKDTTFVNTVKYFVSKPVIQVQSASLSALYLNCGNELNIQVPAMGEAYDPSFNVTGGTATKDPSKKGFVTVVPQAAKVDIAVSSGGNLIGTETFTVKRIPKPEIVVYDRGRAVDMKMGVAQPPRALQLRAEPDESFASLLPNDARFRVTDSEIALVRGARAVVVRRFQGPDINLADIAGQARSGDAIVIDIKQVQRMNFKGATEDFNNYGPRILTVRIQ
- a CDS encoding GIY-YIG nuclease family protein produces the protein MSSGEISLTSYKTEDVLLLPNDPGVYRFKNKHGKLIYVGKAKDLKKRVASYFNRSNQLSRKTIKMVGEVAEIEFTIVNSEFDALLLENNLIKENQPKYNILLKDDKTFPYIVILKEQFPRIISTRKVDRTKGEYFGPYTSVKAMKNVLQLLRQLYKIRTCNFDLSPQNIRKRNSRSALNTI
- the uvrC gene encoding excinuclease ABC subunit UvrC, with protein sequence MGPCEGLQDHNDYLEEINQSKEALKGNLSVVRNYFKERMQTAAEQLAFEEAQKFKNKLDLLEKFQSKSLIVSNKITNTDVFTLVSDESSAFVNYMRVDGGIINISDTLEIKRKLDETDEEILQLLMISLRSKYESSNKEILTNKQVSLYDETLSITQPAIGDKKKLVDLSVKNALFFKKERFNQKLQSQTKENRVLLQMKEDLKLTQTPMRIECFDNSNIQGTHPVASMVCFINGKAAKKEYRHFNIKTVVGPDDFGSMREIVYRRYKRVIDEGLPLANLIIIDGGKGQLSAAVSSLKELGIYGKVPIIGIAKKLEELYYPEDSIPIHLAKKSESLKIIQQLRDEAHRFAITFHRAKRSKTQTKSALDDIDGIGEKTRSLLLSELKSVEKIKRASITELSNLIGQKKALLVKDHFTSIDTNKKGA